Proteins from a single region of Styela clava chromosome 1, kaStyClav1.hap1.2, whole genome shotgun sequence:
- the LOC120338427 gene encoding partitioning defective 6 homolog beta-like — protein sequence MDKSSLGSAGSSPAGNLIQVKSKFLAEFRRFHLDPEQDKFQDLHQRIESLHQIHHVDFIVTYTDPLHGDLLPINNDENFAKAKKTSNTLLRLYIHKRETFNLQNGFGQSTVRKKKGKKLPPIISYPEDFRPVSAIIDVDILPETLRRVRLHKHGSDKPLGFYIRDGVSLRMTNNGLEKVPGIFISRLVQGGLAEMTGLLAVNDEVLEVNSIEVMGKTLDQVTDMMVANSSNLIITVKPASMRNAVAGIKPPSRARSYDDIPRHRHEEESDDDQDVVKDITPASKHDQKPKSNSARHQNEKIYSINTTQQGKEHSSPQSVPNKTEASNSTQPSPKKSPRVGHKHGRDSVKAKRRSQINTQNDLTL from the coding sequence ATGGATAAATCATCCTTAGGCTCTGCTGGGTCTTCTCCAGCTGGGAATTTAATTCAAGTAAAAAGCAAATTTCTAGCTGAATTTCGACGATTTCATCTTGATCCAGAACAAGACAAATTTCAAGATTTACATCAAAGAATCGAATCACTTCATCAAATTCATCACGTCGATTTTATTGTGACTTACACCGACCCACTTCATGGTGATTTGTTGCCAATAAATAacgatgaaaattttgcaaaagcGAAAAAAACGTCAAATACTTTGCTAAGACTGTATATTCACAAACGAGAGACTTTTAACTTACAAAATGGTTTTGGCCAATCAACTGTTAGAAAAAAGAAAGGAAAAAAATTACCACCAATTATAAGTTATCCAGAAGATTTTCGTCCGGTTTCCGCAATCATCGATGTGGATATTCTACCAGAAACCTTACGTCGGGTGAGGCTTCATAAGCATGGTTCAGACAAGCCATTAGGGTTTTATATCCGCGACGGTGTGAGCTTACGTATGACGAATAACGGACTTGAAAAAGTGCCTGGAATTTTTATATCTAGATTAGTACAAGGTGGTCTGGCAGAAATGACTGGTTTATTAGCAGTCAATGATGAAGTCTTAGAAGTAAACAGCATCGAAGTGATGGGGAAAACGTTAGATCAGGTCACAGACATGATGGTGGCGAATAGTTCTAATTTGATTATCACCGTCAAGCCTGCAAGTATGAGAAATGCAGTCGCAGGGATAAAGCCGCCTTCTCGGGCTCGTTCTTACGACGATATTCCACGACATAGGCATGAAGAAGAATCCGACGATGATCAGGATGTTGTAAAAGATATCACTCCTGCATCGAAGCATGACCAAAAACCAAAAAGCAACAGTGCACGACATCAAAACGAAAAGATTTATTCAATAAATACGACCCAACAAGGCAAAGAGCACTCTTCTCCTCAATCTGTACCTAATAAAACTGAAGCTTCAAATTCTACGCAACCGTCTCCAAAAAAGTCGCCGAGAGTTGGGCACAAACATGGTAGAGACTCAGTAAAGGCTAAACGTAGAAGCCAAATTAACACTCAAAATGATCTGACATTGTAG